In one Bradyrhizobium sp. 4 genomic region, the following are encoded:
- a CDS encoding B12-binding domain-containing radical SAM protein, whose translation MNVPQPCKVLMLYPLFSAESFWSFGESCKVLGVKRPAAPLGLITVAAMLPESWTVRLIDCNTEAFSDEDLSWADVVFTGGMMPQQADTLRLIEICRAAGKPVVVGGPDPTSSPHIYERADFQVLGEAESVLHEFVAAWDSGARSGVFIAPKFQADVTKTPVPRFDLLKFEDYLYLGVQYSRGCPFTCEFCDIIELYGRVPRTKTNEQMLVELDRLYAMGYRGHLDFVDDNFIGNKKSLRLFLPQLAEWQRAHGYPFELSTEASVNLADDPELLDLMGQANFFAIFVGIESPDPATLVAMRKKQNTRRNIAESIHKIYAAGMLVTAGFIVGFDNEKLSMADAMIDFIEEAAIPVSMVGLLYALPNTQLTRRLEREGRLHPGHDLAPTIGADQCTAGINFDPVRPLRDILTDYKRVLEHIYSPAAYARRIDRLMTLLDRSRQRQELAEGDIRARIGAMETVHKVVTALPEARGPLWQTFMNCAKRDTTSARIAVQMIAAYAHLGPFSRKVIAAIDTRLAALDEETVIPVATVEVTVARHLA comes from the coding sequence CGTTGCCGCGATGCTGCCCGAGAGCTGGACGGTCCGGCTGATCGATTGCAACACGGAAGCCTTCAGCGACGAGGATCTTTCCTGGGCCGACGTCGTCTTCACCGGCGGAATGATGCCGCAGCAGGCCGACACGCTGCGCCTGATCGAAATTTGCCGTGCCGCGGGCAAGCCGGTGGTCGTCGGCGGTCCCGATCCCACCTCGAGCCCCCATATCTATGAGAGGGCCGACTTCCAGGTGCTCGGCGAGGCCGAAAGCGTTCTCCACGAATTCGTCGCCGCGTGGGACAGTGGCGCACGCTCCGGCGTCTTCATCGCGCCGAAATTCCAGGCCGACGTCACCAAGACGCCGGTGCCGCGCTTCGACCTGCTCAAGTTCGAGGATTACCTTTATCTCGGTGTGCAGTATTCCCGCGGCTGCCCGTTCACCTGCGAGTTCTGCGACATCATCGAGCTCTATGGCCGGGTGCCGCGAACCAAGACGAACGAGCAGATGTTGGTCGAGCTCGACAGGCTCTACGCCATGGGCTACCGCGGCCATCTCGACTTCGTCGACGATAATTTCATCGGCAACAAGAAGTCGCTCCGGCTGTTCCTGCCCCAGCTCGCCGAATGGCAGCGCGCCCACGGCTATCCCTTCGAATTGTCCACTGAAGCCTCTGTCAATCTGGCCGACGATCCCGAACTATTGGACCTGATGGGCCAGGCGAATTTCTTCGCCATCTTCGTCGGTATCGAAAGTCCGGATCCGGCGACGCTGGTCGCGATGCGGAAGAAGCAGAACACGCGGCGCAACATCGCCGAGAGCATCCACAAGATCTACGCCGCGGGCATGCTCGTCACCGCGGGTTTCATCGTCGGCTTCGACAATGAGAAGCTCTCGATGGCTGATGCCATGATCGACTTCATCGAAGAGGCGGCGATCCCGGTCAGCATGGTCGGCCTGCTCTATGCCTTGCCGAACACCCAGCTGACGCGCCGCCTGGAGCGCGAAGGCCGGCTGCATCCGGGCCATGACCTGGCGCCGACCATCGGCGCGGATCAGTGCACCGCCGGGATCAACTTCGATCCGGTGCGTCCATTGCGCGACATCCTGACGGACTACAAGCGCGTGCTGGAGCACATCTACAGCCCGGCGGCCTATGCAAGGCGCATCGACCGTCTGATGACGCTGCTCGACCGCTCTCGCCAGCGCCAGGAGCTCGCGGAAGGCGATATCCGCGCCCGGATCGGCGCGATGGAAACGGTGCACAAGGTCGTCACAGCCCTTCCCGAGGCGCGCGGGCCGCTGTGGCAGACCTTCATGAACTGCGCCAAGCGCGACACCACGTCGGCGCGGATTGCCGTGCAGATGATCGCCGCCTATGCGCATCTCGGGCCGTTCTCGCGCAAGGTCATCGCTGCCATCGATACGCGCCTCGCCGCACTCGACGAGGAGACGGTCATTCCGGTCGCGACCGTCGAGGTGACGGTGGCCCGACATCTGGCCTGA
- a CDS encoding MFS transporter — MTITLPSGAREPDHTISDGLPAAQRHWAIAAIFTALAMASLDTAIANIALPAIAGDLHVSPEQSVWVVNVYQIALVATLLPLGALGEIVGHQRIYLGGLILFTIASLFCAVAWSLESLLVARTLQGLGASGIMSVNTALVRFVYPGRMLGRGFGHNALVVATAFTFGPSIASAILALGPWPWLFAVNIPFGLVALGIGFAMLPKTPRADHGFDFLGAALASACLGLFITGIGSAAHNLSPVVVGIELVTALALGFILTRRHADHPAPMLPIDLFSRPMFALSAATAVCSFAVQGLAFVSLPFYFEDVLGRSQVETGFFMTPWPLVVGIMAPIAGRLSDRHAVGLLGGIGLVLLGLGMALLAMLPANPAIPDIIWRMVICGMGFGFFQAPNMKAVMSSAPPHRSGSASGIVATARLTGQTTGAALAAACFSLAGHDGAVVALALGAGFAALGSVMSFLRLAVK; from the coding sequence ATGACAATCACGTTACCTTCCGGCGCGCGCGAGCCCGACCACACCATTTCCGACGGCCTTCCAGCCGCACAGCGGCACTGGGCCATTGCCGCGATCTTCACCGCGCTGGCGATGGCCTCGCTCGACACCGCGATCGCCAACATCGCGCTGCCCGCCATTGCCGGCGACCTGCATGTCAGCCCAGAGCAATCGGTCTGGGTGGTCAACGTCTACCAGATCGCGCTGGTGGCGACGCTGCTGCCGCTGGGAGCACTCGGCGAGATCGTCGGGCACCAGCGCATCTATCTTGGCGGCCTGATCCTGTTCACCATCGCCTCGCTGTTCTGCGCGGTGGCCTGGTCGCTGGAGAGCCTGCTGGTTGCGCGCACGCTGCAAGGGCTGGGTGCGAGCGGCATCATGAGCGTCAACACGGCGCTGGTGCGCTTCGTCTATCCCGGAAGGATGCTCGGCCGCGGCTTCGGCCACAACGCGCTGGTGGTCGCGACCGCCTTCACCTTCGGTCCCTCGATCGCCTCCGCCATCCTCGCGCTTGGCCCGTGGCCATGGCTGTTCGCCGTCAACATCCCGTTCGGCCTCGTCGCGCTCGGCATCGGATTTGCGATGCTGCCGAAGACGCCGCGCGCCGATCACGGCTTTGACTTTCTCGGCGCGGCCCTCGCGTCGGCCTGCCTCGGCCTGTTCATCACGGGCATCGGCAGTGCTGCGCATAATCTCTCACCGGTGGTCGTGGGCATCGAGCTGGTCACGGCTCTCGCGCTCGGCTTCATCCTGACGCGCCGCCATGCCGACCATCCGGCGCCGATGCTGCCGATCGACCTGTTCAGCCGGCCGATGTTCGCGCTGTCGGCGGCGACGGCGGTGTGTTCCTTTGCGGTGCAGGGCCTCGCCTTCGTCTCGCTGCCGTTCTATTTCGAGGACGTGCTGGGGCGTTCGCAGGTCGAGACCGGCTTCTTCATGACGCCGTGGCCGCTGGTGGTCGGCATCATGGCGCCGATCGCCGGGCGCCTCTCCGACCGGCACGCGGTCGGACTGCTCGGCGGCATCGGCCTCGTGCTGCTCGGCCTCGGCATGGCGCTGCTCGCGATGCTGCCGGCCAATCCTGCGATTCCCGACATCATCTGGCGGATGGTGATTTGCGGCATGGGCTTCGGCTTCTTCCAGGCGCCGAACATGAAGGCGGTGATGTCGAGCGCGCCACCGCATCGCAGCGGCAGCGCCTCGGGCATCGTCGCCACCGCGCGCCTGACGGGGCAGACGACGGGGGCGGCGCTCGCCGCAGCCTGCTTCTCGCTCGCCGGTCACGACGGCGCGGTCGTGGCCTTGGCACTCGGCGCCGGGTTCGCGGCACTCGGCAGCGTGATGAGCTTTTTGCGGCTGGCGGTGAAGTAG
- a CDS encoding isocitrate/isopropylmalate family dehydrogenase codes for MHIVVLPGDGIGPEITTATSGVLRAASERFQLNLRLEEHAVGHASLKQFGTTVRPELLDIVRAADGLILGPTATFDFKDEAHGEINPSRHFRKNLDLYANVRPARTYAGLSGRVGDFDLVVVRENTEGFYADRNMEQGNGEMLVTSDVVISLRRITRLCCERIAHAACRLAMKRRKHLTIVHKANVLKLGDGMFLEICRETAKAYPGLGVDDILVDAMMAHVVRNPDRFDVIVATNMFGDILSDLTAELSGSLGLGGSLNVGDSHAMAQAAHGSAPDIAGQDVANPVSLILSTALLLGWHGENSGAVRYEEAARAIEAAVAKAIGEGRATRDVGGKLGTIAAGVAIAEILQAG; via the coding sequence ATGCACATCGTCGTTTTGCCCGGTGACGGCATCGGGCCTGAGATCACGACCGCGACATCAGGCGTGCTGCGCGCGGCCTCCGAGCGCTTCCAGCTCAATCTGCGGCTGGAGGAGCACGCAGTCGGCCATGCGAGTCTCAAGCAATTCGGTACGACGGTGCGCCCCGAGCTGCTCGACATCGTCCGCGCCGCCGACGGCCTGATCCTCGGGCCGACCGCGACCTTCGATTTCAAGGACGAGGCCCATGGCGAGATCAACCCGTCGCGGCATTTTCGCAAGAACCTCGACCTCTACGCCAATGTCCGGCCGGCACGCACCTATGCGGGGCTGTCCGGCCGGGTCGGCGATTTCGACCTCGTCGTGGTGCGCGAGAACACGGAAGGGTTTTACGCCGACCGCAACATGGAGCAGGGCAATGGCGAGATGCTGGTCACATCGGACGTCGTGATCTCGCTACGCCGGATCACGCGCCTGTGCTGCGAGCGCATCGCGCATGCGGCGTGCCGGCTGGCGATGAAGCGGCGTAAGCATTTGACCATCGTGCATAAGGCCAATGTGCTCAAGCTTGGCGACGGCATGTTCCTCGAGATCTGCCGCGAGACGGCGAAGGCCTATCCCGGTCTTGGGGTCGACGACATCCTCGTCGACGCCATGATGGCGCATGTGGTGCGCAACCCCGACCGCTTCGACGTCATCGTCGCCACCAACATGTTTGGCGACATCCTGTCCGATCTCACCGCCGAGCTCTCCGGCAGCCTCGGGCTCGGCGGCTCGCTCAATGTCGGCGACAGCCACGCCATGGCGCAGGCCGCGCATGGCTCGGCACCTGACATAGCCGGACAGGACGTTGCCAATCCGGTCTCGTTGATCCTGTCCACGGCGCTGCTGCTCGGATGGCACGGCGAGAACAGCGGCGCGGTGCGTTACGAGGAAGCCGCACGTGCGATCGAGGCGGCGGTCGCGAAGGCGATCGGCGAG